caatgccttgaatcctaagaaaaaagaaacaaatagaaagaagaagaagagaagattgtttacatagaccttctatttctagaaaagtaaacttccaattctaacaagtgcttccttttctttgtagatatcttctccaagcaataaaatcaaagcatctttgatttttcaactttccataggtgagagaatatattttaaaataaatctatcccaagtaaaattccagaagtgcccttgagaagttggaggagagaaagagtaaaggtgatgactaggattccttcaagaataaataaaatacccattctgtccttcagaaaacttGGAGCATtaggtgcttatataggcctcaccattttgttccttacaaaaaatcacccaaaatagacccaaattttgtccaatttggagttcgggagcccaagatatctcaagttgaagttggactgtccagagccctccaaatggaatctttcgggtacaagaaatataacttctaataattgcgttaaggcccctggaattgaactttcgcttcactttgtctccagccgactgtcaataattacaaataaacccctatagaccattttcgtgcttcgtcacgaaaacggccgtaacttcttcgtttcaactcggaatcaagtgtcgtttgaaccgttgcgaagttgactcgatgggctacgcatccaagccattaacacctttaaacagcttaaaaacatttccttagcatcatctcctccattttcacaagaattcacctaaaacctgaaaagcacaagaaagcaccgagtaactctgtccaatgtgataaaatgtatgctttatgtcctaagatttcacacagaaatgtgctcatcagattctcccacacttgaacgttacttgtcctcaagtaaagcaaaagaaaaactaacctagaatgcaaaaaatcctaacttactttcgtaggaatcacggttgcacttagcatgtgcaacaagcctttgaacccctaggttacgcctagtggacgagttgtgtctcgtgggtgtttgcagtgaatatacacccaaaattcaattgtaaatgaatgctataaattttaatcatagcataagtaggacagtgcacataatctcaaaaagtgttcaactaaagatcaaggagccaaaggttcccccacacttgaattttatcaccccacatcgattcaagtaacaagcatgcatcaagttcaagggatctcctcatattttctgaacactactcaccttcaagtaaacccccccccatagcatcgatggaaccaaagacttaggcattgagtattgttgaccatactttcttttttaggcattaaggtaaaagcttttttttctttctcaacaacaaactcttgttctactccactactgttccctgaatgacatggtggaacatactccagacacccaaatacttggtagcttcgctttttgcatatatccataagacattgagacattgatgcaagagtttttttgtttttttgagttttcttccaaggaatttcgatcaagtcacccttcttcatgaggcacagtgccctgtctagtcccaaggaattccaccttcttttctttttttttttcctttcattcactttcatgctttgccttgtcacaaacaaattggtctcaactactagccaaaagatcaaagggtccataaaatacatagagaaatctaaccatcaaatgaaataatgctcatattttccaattcaatcactctcaccggatacaaaccaaccaccgtccttgaaaagggatgttttattatttcgcatgctaggacacctaattccctctctctctcgttttgcaatcaaagagatatatgcacaaaatcaaactattgccacaatcaaaattcaccaattaagtccaacatcccccccccacacttaattcatgtagtgtcctcaatgcatgcataaaagaaaaaaaataaggacatgagaggagatgaaggggcttaccagatataatcaacaaagaggatcatgaagagtcatgagctctacaaaaagtactaggagcagcaatagaaatctcaatccatggccagtaaatggagaaatagcttcagaaccagaaaacactcgaccatgaattttagtaaagcgagaaataatacgaaagttaagcacaactgagaaatatccaatagaaaaatctgtcctcatgggacagtgaaaaatgaaggcaataaaactcaggccataaatccttcccttctctcccatttgcaatatAGAACAcatatcattctttgaaaaactaaccaaaaacggatcacaataagcataaaaaggattatgaataacctcatctaaataatcatcaaaaattggaggtttactcaaatcaatcctagcaatacaactatccgctctttgcataacttggtttgccaattaaggatcatgaaaatatgcttgaaaggcattatgactaacattgtcctcctcaataaaatcgtcaaacctaggaggtttggacaaatcaacatgtgagacaatggaatcctcaaaatgacaattatctaagttttccaaagagagagggggagatcgaatttcctgggtttctatgttatcatgaaaatctgattctaaatcaataaaaacactaggctcactaaaataaaaaaatttcaggaaaaagtgGGACTTCCCCaagtagctcatcaaatctcgcttcactaatatcttgaggagactcaatctcaacaaataaatcatcatgaaaagcagcttgttgggaatgactctcattaacctcaaactggggtggtggactttcaatatcattaaactagggatggggtggttcaggctgactaggtaatgtacccgtttcctcctcttgcaccatggttattagttgagagagttgcttctccatggtattttggcttgttgtgagaaagtctatgtatttctcaagctcattcagtttggcctcctcacccatgttttgaaactcaaggggttggtgatatggttcaaggagaggtggcccattgagattcaatggagggttgggcattggaggaccaaactgaccatgatattggaaattgggtggtccagcttggttattccattgatcccacgagaaatagggatgatcactccacccgtgattggaagtgccaaaagaattgtattgaaattgagaactcacattctcatcaccattgctacccccataaagattagggcatctttccataacatggatagtctggggatgtgaccaatcaaaatttttcgaaagcccctagttgggttggggagcaaaattgtactagGGTGGTGCAAATATGTTTTCTATCTCACCACTCAAACCaaccaaagctgtaaggttgccatataggttgatagcaagagaacccgtatagtcttcacgaaccacctacgggcgactccaaatggattctgatgtagggtggaggactactatacgtttatgtttccaatgctctcactatgtcgctttcctgttatcaagagtggtcaccaccaaagataagtcacatgccaatccaaaccacccaacgaatcaaggggcaccaagatttgctgggtttgggcatatgaaggactttagattgggcgcacactatttgaaacagaagagaaacaagaagaggttttcaaaaacttttttttttttttatagaaaaagaagagaagagaataaactaaaacacttcgaactacttaaaaatcagaaaaataaagtggacaataatcaccctagcaacggcgccaaaaacttgtttgagtttaaaaattaccgcaagcgtacgggtcaatcgtagctacgggtcgaacacgaggagatatacgccactctatttaactaacttaaagtaatgcaaagtgaaccaaattaaagtgttaaattaaactaattaaactaatgaaaattaatgcatcctaactcataagcatctaacaaaattaagggattaaattgacgtcctaacacatgaacatctaacctatcaaactaacgtaaattggaaggaataacaaaaacgcagccacacttcataatcacataaaaaaaaataagagaataaaagtgcatccacataccacagccatataaaaaaaatgaaagaaatagagggagaagaagaagaagatagagagagatagaggagagggagaatgagattgagagtttagatagtaaaacctggatgtgcttacatgaatgtaattgaaaagcttaaatacttgcataaacttatcatggcctcctcttctaaatcttcaagtcttgtcatcaacttaagaacttagacaagaatgcttaaaacctaaactagaattaagaaattacaacccaattgaagacttaaattgaaattaaagcataaactaaacctattacaaccattaaatgaaaatcaaaaagcaaactagaacttagaaaggcaaaaaatcacaacttagaaggagaagaagaaaagaaattttactaagtgaatgaactaaaaattacacaaaaaactgaattaaaattgaactagaaactaactaaaaactaaactaaaaaaactgacttcttacaacccaaagggcaaagggtatttatagggggaagagaggagaaaagagaagagggaagtgtaggagaaatattccctaagaaaagagaatattctcttctccttcctcttttacaatgccttgaatcctaagaaaaaagaaacaaatagaaagaagaagaagagaagattgtttacatagaccttctatttctaaaaaagtaaacttccaattctaacaagtgcttccttttctttgtagatatcttctccaagcaataaaatcaaagcatctttgatttttcaactttccataggtgagagaatatatttcaaaataaatctatcccaagtagaattccagaagtgcccttgagaagttggaggagagagagagtaagggtgatgactaggattccttcaagaataaataaaatacccattctgtccttcagaaaacgtggagcatgaggtgcttatataggcctcaccattgtgttccttacgaaaaatcacccaaaatagacccaaatttcgtccaatttggagttcgggagcccaagatatctcaagttgaagttggactgtccagagccctccaaatggaatctttcgggtacaagaaatataacttctaataattgcgttaaggcccctagaattgtactttcgcttcactttgtccccagccgactgtcaataattacaaataaacccctatagaccattttcgtgcttcgttacgaaaacggccgtaacttcttcgtttcaactcagaatcaagtgtcgtttgaaccgttgcgaagttgactcgatgggctacgcatccaagccattaacacatttaaacagcttaaaaacttttccttagcatcatctcttccattttcacaagaattcacctaaaacctgaaaagcacaagaaagcaccgagtaactctgtccaatgtggtaaaatgtatactttatgccctaagatttcacacagaaatgtgctcatcattatACAACTTTCGTACGTTCTCTAATTCGATTTGTTTTGTGGGATCAGTGATCATGGTACTGCGAAGTGTAGATCCTTGAGGTTAGTGTGGAATACCGGGGATATTCCAGTCACACGTCCCTAGGTGTAGGGAGCGGGGTGTGACAGTCCCAACCAGATCTGGTGTCATGGACCCCGTCAGGTGTGAGATTGGGATCGTGATATAATTAATACAGATATATAATGTTTTTTGCTAAATTTCAACAGATTTTATAGAACtatagaagaaagaatggaagaagaatgTACATCAAAGATATTTAGAAAGAACTAGATAtcgtaaaaaagaaaaataaagaaaattgaagGTAGATTTCCACTCCATATTCGGCAATGCCATCGGCTGAGAGGAAATCTAACCCAAGGAAACAACTACTCAAACGCAGATCAATCTAAATTAAGGTCTTTCTTCCAAATCACATCTGAAATCCTTTACGATAAATGGTGGTGGAAACATCCAAGAGTCAGATTCATGAGATTAAGCAATCTTCTTAGCTAAAGAGTCCACAACAAGATTCATCTCACGATTTGCAATGGGAGATTCTGCACGTCGACACATCAAAGAATGGTTTGTAAAAAATTCACTTATGTCGAAAACACCAAAGGATCGAAAGATTCCTAATGCACTCCACAACAGAAACTAAATGACATTTCCCCCAAAACTTATTTAATCCAAGTTTCTACATAAATCTCAAACCTTCAAAGAACACAAAAATTCggcaaagaaatttgatgaAACACCCACATAAGAGCAAGAACTACTTAGATGCGTGTCAGATGAATTTCAAAAAATTCGTCCACTACTTGCATGACTTGGATTCCCCAACACATTTCCATCAATACAAGTGTATATAACTACAAGTAATTTTTGTAGAAGTCGCTTTTGATTATGATAAGAGATGTCGATTTTTAATGTCACTGACAGTTTGTTCCTCCATCTTCACTCCATTTAGAAATTCCTTGTACCATTTTGCAGATAATTTTGGTATTCTCTTCAATGTATTGTAGTTCACATAATGAATCCCAAATCGCAAAGAATATCCATTTGACCATTCAATATGGTTGAGTAGAGACCATATGAAGTACCCCTTCACATTAGCTCCATTGCTGCAAATATGATCAGCAAGAGTTGGCAAGGATTAATAATGGGAAAAGCATTCGTGCAATAAACACTAAATATGAGGGAGTGCCTCTTGGCGTGGTGGTGGCTGCCAGTGCAGTAGGGTTCTAGCCTAAGACCAAGGAAGAAGTCATTGGTTTGACTCCCCTAATTGGATGTTATACATGTTTATTCCACCTCCCATCCCCCATTGGCCGCCCTCTCCTCTCGGAGTTGGGTTGCTACCCTGGTTGCCCTCTTGGGCTGTCACCCCTAGTGGCTTATGAGCCTTCAGTACAATctgaccaaaaaaataaaaataaaaataaaaggtggCAATTAGTTAGATTCTAGCTGTGTAGGAAAATATTACTATTGATACTTATTAATCTTAATCTCTAAATGATTGTACAAATAATTGCCACCTCTAAAGATTTAAAAGATATTTGTTTGATTCTAACAACGTAGCTCATTGCCATGGTTAGTGAAGTCAAATAGCTATTTAAAAAGTCTAATCTCTTTGTATCGTTGAGAAAGTCCTCTACTGGAGAATCGGGATAGCTTGCATCAGCAGACCCTACAAACAAGGTATTGTATAATTAACAGGCTACAAGTATATGCATGTGCATAAAATGCATACAGTTTGAATTTTGAGTGTGCAAAAAAATGCAAGATATCCAAGGGTTTTTACTCTATTATATTGACTAGAAAGCCTTACTTGTTTCTACTTACTTGGTCTAATACCTGTTTGTGACATGTGAAAGGGTCATAAGGGAATATATATGGAGCATTGGATATGCAAAAAATATTATGGATtagccacgtgtcaaattttaaacttaaatttAGTCATATAACAACCCATGTATGTCTATGCACGCTTGTACTTTTTAATTGTTTAAGTATTAACATGCAACATGGTCTTGGATTTTCATTACTGTAATTTGCCAATTGGCCAACTGGGCAAAAACTTGTCATGTAAGCAAGCAACCTTGATGTCAACTTTTCACAAAAGTTCTGCCACGATTGACCACATGCTAGGAAATTTGCGTAGACCTAATATTTCTCTGCTTAAAGGAAAGTGgcaattaagggtgtcaaagttcAGCTAAACCGGTCAGACCTGTCAAAATCAACCGATTCAGCCTGGACCAACCgagtccttattggtttggttttgagttgattttatgaaatcattataaattaaaataaaaaagaggactGAACCTgataagaaattgaaaccagacTATTAGTAACCCGATAAGAAACCgaaaacacacacaaaaaaaaagattcctaTTGATTTCCTTATGTATACACATACAATCAAAATAAGTCATACCGAACCCAATAGTAGCCCGATTACAAACCGGTAACAAAAATATCAATAAGAAACTGGACTAAAACAAACCAGAATCAAAACTTCTTTAATGATTTGATCTCAGATTGACCTAGTACCAGACCCAAACTAATTTATCCCGACGAAAATTGAACCGAGTCGAaggattgacacccttaatagcAATCCCTCACCCAGTATCTAGtgtttttttcatatataaatatgaaataaaattttagaaACTGAAACATGAAAGAAAAGGGGCAAAAAAGTAATAAGCAATTTAAGTGAATCACAagttttatcaaattgtgatgATTAGATCTTATAGTTGCAATTTAATGGAGAGACAAAATTCTAAGATGCTCATTTTCATAGCTACTTTAGTTTGGTTATAGAGGTGGAATATTGATGCAATGATCCAATTAAACAAATCATTTATAAAGATGACCTATATGAATAAGATAAACATAGGCCAACTATTTTAGCATATCATACCATTCTCAATAACTATCATTGGAGTGTTGTTATATCTTTCTTTGAAATACATGACCACTTTCTCCATGCTAGAAGAAACCACATAAAAGTCTGGCATCCCTGTCtgaaaaaggggaaaacacATCATTAAAGGTGCCTAATAAATTTATCCGAATgataaataaagaattataaaaaaaaattatggcaTTGACAACGGTAGAAAAGgtgcttctttttgtttttttttgttttttttcttctttttcttcagggGATACAATAGATTATTATGATTAGTCAAATCATGAAACTAATACTGAAAAGATTCATCTCCCAAAACATAAAATATTGGaacccacacccccccccacaaaaaaagcGGCAAATTATGTCTATTCAATCAAAGTAGTGGTCAATCGTTTAGAATGAACTAGCTCATTTGGGACACAATAGGTTTTGAGAATAAAATTATCCTTGATCCTAAAATCCCTTTTGTCCTGGATTCTACCAGGAACTTGCATTTAGCTACATGTTAGGGAATCCCGGTTTCCTTCTTGTAATTCTCATGTAATAACTTTGTCGTGGCGGCCTCTCTTCTTTGGGGCCAGGCCGAACTCCCCCTCCTcctttccctctttttctctctttctccttcattcTCTTCCTTTTGGGTGTTGtatttattggattttgttagataaatttaattttattctttttaaaataggTTAACTATTCaattttcttgttgttttttttttcaaaataagttcACCCATTTGACAACTTAATTTGTTTGAAATAAATATATCCACAACTTAACTTCTCTTTCACTTATCGGCTCTCCAATAGGACGACCATCTCTTTCTACTGTAGGGTTCACAAATGCATCAATTTGTGAAGTCATAGAGTTGCATCGAGAGAACAGGCAATCTTGTGCATAGAAGGTTATATAATGATTAAGGCCAATGTAgtctaatttatttttcaacttttcttttttttctcgtGAAAATATTGGTAGTAGTGGACCCAATATTTCACGCATTTCAGAAGGATAATCACCAAACATTATGGGGTCCAATATCCTGCAAACATAAAACATATgaatatttcaaaagaaaataattgatgaaaacataaataattttaaaaagatgTTTACgagttttcatttttatttctttctttatttggtGTGGTCATAGTTATGTTTTGATTCTCCATTGTTTGACTAACGTGGCCTTCTGCCTAGTGGAATCATAATCTTAGTCTGGTTGTTTCCCTCTTATCGAAAGActtattcaacaaaaaaaaaaaaacaacttggGCTCAGATTTGGTTATATTCTTAATGTAATCACATCTAAGGCATGATGATTATGTTGGTTATTTAAGTTGTCAAAATAAAGATTTGAATCCATATGAGTCTTACCTTATGCAACATTAAGGGATTCTAACTAGAACAAGAGGGACATAGGTTACCTAACAGTCCACAATCGTAGACTCTCCAAAGAAATATATTAGTTGTGAACAGAAGTTGACCCGCAATCCCTTGAACACCTTAACATGTAGCGATAAATTTACATAGAGAAGCCAAAAAACTAACAAGACATTATTAGTAGTAATAGCATTTATTTAAGATCATCATCTTATTACATCCACATATGGGTGAGGAATGTAGAATAATTGATTACTAGGCATCTATCTTTACATACACACATGATAAATTGTAGATTGATTACCATGCATAGAAGAAATCAACTGCCCGTTTAGCTGCTAAGTGATCTGCTGGGGTATCTCTATGTGGTTCATACCACATTGCATGTATAACAATCCCAATCATACCTCCTTGCTTAACCTATGTTTAAggtaaaaaaaagaataaataaataatagaaacatGCTTGCATGAGATTCCAATTATAAGCCATATACATGCAGAGAACacgtagaagaagaagaagagtttttATATTACCTgatattttttcctataaatgtCTACAGCAGTGGCATGTGATAATATCATGTTGTGCGCAGCGACATATGGTTCATTTGCTGGGTTCCCATAACAACAACCATTCGAGGGTCTGGTGCAATGGTTGGGTGGGATATCCCCTATGATATAGCCAAGTTTTGCTACAAGATTTGGCTCATTCATTGTTGCCCAATATTTCACTCTATTACCAAAAGCTTTGAAACATACTTCCGCAAAATATCTGAAATCTTTCCTACATGTGTAAGTAGtggaattttgaaaaaaaatataataaaataataaaaatacaattacaaaattgaaaaacaatatagtgaaaataaaatagacTTACTGTATTTCAACCATGAGCCATATCGAACTTCAAGTTCTTGAGGAATATCAACATGGTGCAATGTAACAAATGGTTGTATCCCTGTTCAAATCCGTAACAATTAATATAAGAAAATTTTTCTCTAGTTGCAAGTAATTAAagggaaatgaaatgaaattaattagaaaaaaaaacattatacTTATGATTATGTAAttaacttaaaatattactaagtATGGTacttaaaattttcaagtgTTCGGAttccttctgttttttttttcaatttcttggcCCAGCCCATATGAGTTGCACCCTTAACTCAAATCCAAGGAATCTGGTTGAGAATCAACTAGAATACAATTACtgtattctttaattttgagat
The nucleotide sequence above comes from Telopea speciosissima isolate NSW1024214 ecotype Mountain lineage chromosome 3, Tspe_v1, whole genome shotgun sequence. Encoded proteins:
- the LOC122655304 gene encoding beta-glucosidase 18-like; the protein is MAIEGAYLEGNRSLNNWDVFTHLPGNINDGSNADVSTDHYHRYMEDVELMHSLGVNSYRFSISWSRILPKGRFEEINPAGIEFDNKLINALLQKGIQPFVTLHHVDIPQELEVRYGSWLKYSKKDFRYFAEVCFKAFGNRVKYWATMNEPNLVAKLGYIIGDIPPNHCTRPSNGCCYGNPANEPYVAAHNMILSHATAVDIYRKKYQVKQGGMIGIVIHAMWYEPHRDTPADHLAAKRAVDFFYAWILDPIMFGDYPSEMREILGPLLPIFSREKKEKLKNKLDYIGLNHYITFYAQDCLFSRCNSMTSQIDAFVNPTVERDGRPIGEPISERETGMPDFYVVSSSMEKVVMYFKERYNNTPMIVIENGSADASYPDSPVEDFLNDTKRLDFLNSYLTSLTMAMSNGANVKGYFIWSLLNHIEWSNGYSLRFGIHYVNYNTLKRIPKLSAKWYKEFLNGVKMEEQTVSDIKNRHLLS